One window of the Triticum dicoccoides isolate Atlit2015 ecotype Zavitan chromosome 3B, WEW_v2.0, whole genome shotgun sequence genome contains the following:
- the LOC119275767 gene encoding TLC domain-containing protein 5-like, protein MEAFVLSYVVTGLAFWSTAFLVMRALMPKRSYEFCNRAVSTMHAVAAVCMACLSVQEWSCPVCPLNAPSSPRQMKSLAVTLSYMIYDAACCHLNGDVRLDNTVHHLVSIVGIGAGLAYQRCGTEMVACMFITEISSPLLHLREMLKELGVKDTDLNLLVDILFAATFSVGRMVGGPYLTYVTLTTDYPILIKAMAAGLQLVSAYWFLRILRMVRYKLGKKRPAAAAKVTAK, encoded by the exons ATGGAGGCCTTCGTGCTGAGCTACGTGGTGACCGGGCTGGCCTTCTGGTCGACGGCGTTCTTGGTGATGCGGGCGCTGATGCCGAAGCGGTCCTACGAGTTCTGCAACCGCGCCGTCTCCACCATGCACGCCGTCGCCGCCGTCTGCATGGCCTGCCTCTCCGTCCAGGAGTGGTCCTGCCCCGTCTGCCCCCTCAACGCCCCCTCCTCGCCGCGCCAG ATGAAGTCTCTGGCGGTGACGCTCTCGTACATGATCTACGACGCGGCGTGCTGCCACCTCAACGGCGACGTGCGGCTCGACAACACCGTGCACCACCTGGTGAGCATCGTCGGCATCGGCGCCGGCCTCGCCTACCAGAGGTGCGGCACGGAGATGGTGGCGTGCATGTTCATCACGGAGATCTCCAGCCCGCTGCTGCACCTCAGGGAGATGCTCAAGGAGCTCGGCGTCAAGGACACGGACCTCAACCTCCTCGTCGAT ATTCTGTTTGCGGCGACCTTTTCGGTGGGACGGATGGTTGGTGGACCGTACCTCACCTACGTCACCTTGACAACAGACTACCCCATCCTCATCAAG GCGATGGCTGCGGGTTTGCAACTGGTGAGCGCCTACTGGTTCTTGAGGATCCTCAGGATGGTCAGGTACAAGCTCGGGAAGaagaggccggcggcggcggccaaggtCACTGCCAAGTGA